In Streptomyces ambofaciens ATCC 23877, a single genomic region encodes these proteins:
- a CDS encoding thioredoxin family protein, which translates to MAEVTDAGFGTEVLGSELPVLVEFTADWCPPCRQMAPVLRALAAEEGHRLRVVQLDVDRNPATTNAYKVLSMPTFMVFRDGEPVKSMVGSRPKRRLLEELSDVI; encoded by the coding sequence CCGGGTTCGGTACGGAGGTACTGGGCAGCGAGCTGCCGGTGCTGGTGGAGTTCACCGCCGACTGGTGCCCGCCGTGCCGTCAGATGGCCCCGGTGCTCCGGGCCCTGGCCGCGGAGGAGGGTCACCGGCTCCGGGTGGTGCAGCTGGACGTCGACCGCAACCCGGCGACCACGAACGCGTACAAGGTGCTGTCGATGCCGACCTTCATGGTCTTCCGCGACGGTGAGCCGGTGAAGTCGATGGTGGGCTCGCGGCCCAAGCGACGGCTGCTGGAGGAGCTGTCCGACGTGATCTGA